In a genomic window of Desulfovibrionales bacterium:
- a CDS encoding transcriptional repressor: MAQKKLKSSRQRDEIARIFFSMKGHVNLDELYRHASRFNSRIGYTTVYRTLKLLTECGMAVERKFADGQTRYENVDQGEHHDHLICLSCGKILEFKDNRIEKIQEEIAVRRHFAIKDHRLEIYGECADCLKKEKNPPSPSFSKGGHHHIPPLKKGDTGGFSDEKAGKK; this comes from the coding sequence ATCGCCCAGAAGAAGCTCAAGTCTTCACGTCAGCGGGATGAGATAGCCCGGATTTTTTTCAGTATGAAGGGCCATGTAAACTTAGATGAACTTTACCGGCATGCGTCCCGCTTCAATTCCCGGATAGGTTATACCACCGTCTATCGAACCCTAAAACTGCTGACAGAGTGCGGGATGGCGGTGGAGAGGAAGTTTGCCGATGGACAGACCCGTTATGAAAATGTTGATCAGGGAGAGCATCATGACCATCTGATATGTCTCTCCTGCGGGAAGATACTTGAATTCAAGGATAATCGCATCGAAAAGATACAGGAGGAGATAGCGGTGCGCCGCCATTTCGCTATTAAAGATCACAGATTAGAGATATACGGTGAATGTGCGGATTGCTTGAAAAAAGAGAAAAATCCCCCCTCACCCTCCTTTAGTAAAGGGGGGCACCATCACATTCCCCCTTTGAAAAAGGGGGATACAGGGGGATTTTCAGATGAGAAAGCGGGGAAAAAATAG
- a CDS encoding type II toxin-antitoxin system RelE/ParE family toxin has translation MKRIYKSAFIKFVKKQRRPLQLAIEDETDVVLENPEVGEVKPGDLAGFRIHKFKFQKQEYLLAYRMETDTLTFFMAGTHENFYQKLKRYIKEAGI, from the coding sequence ATGAAACGAATCTATAAGTCAGCATTTATAAAATTTGTCAAAAAACAAAGGCGTCCCTTACAGTTAGCAATTGAAGACGAGACAGATGTGGTTCTTGAAAATCCGGAAGTCGGCGAGGTCAAGCCAGGTGATCTGGCTGGTTTCAGGATCCATAAGTTTAAGTTTCAAAAGCAGGAGTATCTGTTAGCCTACCGAATGGAAACAGATACTTTGACCTTCTTTATGGCAGGGACCCATGAAAATTTTTATCAGAAGTTAAAAAGGTATATAAAAGAGGCAGGAATATGA
- a CDS encoding PEP-CTERM sorting domain-containing protein → MKKWFVLALCLLGVFALNVAQASAALVILDDWSLQVGGKTVKAIDYMTYTGLSHVNITDTDLNGLDGGDPFTDVVAFKVGTSGLQNDATGTIIKYSDGSFIGGGDFELTGVATMTGVHTAVVAGNAQYVFNTATLDFYLDTNSATFAQPGIGGGTISGYKDGTQIASFGLMSGGGNFNFPTLDGNIDVDFVSGWVLPGVMFTEDGVDFSTFPFLAALTDSNSDADINGDGIPDVVLPSNWTGYTGQTVGGDLYDLNLQVDGSARYAVPEPCTMLLFGTGLIGLAGAARRKLGKKK, encoded by the coding sequence ATGAAAAAATGGTTTGTTTTAGCATTGTGTCTACTGGGCGTATTCGCCTTAAACGTGGCTCAGGCCTCAGCGGCGCTTGTAATACTGGACGACTGGAGTTTACAGGTGGGGGGGAAGACTGTTAAGGCTATTGACTATATGACCTACACGGGTCTCAGTCATGTAAACATCACGGATACCGATCTAAATGGTTTAGACGGAGGCGATCCTTTTACGGATGTGGTGGCTTTTAAGGTCGGAACCTCAGGACTCCAAAATGACGCTACGGGTACGATCATAAAGTACAGCGACGGGAGTTTTATAGGTGGCGGTGATTTTGAGCTGACAGGTGTAGCTACAATGACGGGAGTGCATACGGCTGTTGTCGCAGGTAATGCGCAATATGTGTTTAACACTGCGACGCTTGATTTCTATCTGGACACTAATTCGGCGACGTTTGCGCAGCCAGGTATAGGCGGAGGCACGATATCGGGCTACAAGGACGGCACACAGATAGCATCGTTTGGCCTTATGTCTGGGGGGGGAAATTTTAATTTCCCTACGCTCGATGGGAATATCGATGTTGATTTTGTGAGTGGATGGGTGCTTCCCGGTGTTATGTTCACGGAAGACGGTGTGGATTTTTCCACGTTTCCTTTCTTGGCGGCCCTCACGGATTCCAATAGTGATGCGGACATAAACGGTGACGGCATTCCTGATGTCGTATTGCCCAGCAACTGGACAGGTTACACGGGTCAAACTGTAGGCGGTGATCTTTATGATCTGAATCTGCAGGTTGACGGCTCGGCCAGGTATGCAGTCCCTGAGCCGTGTACCATGCTTCTCTTCGGCACCGGCTTGATCGGTTTGGCTGGGGCTGCCCGGAGGAAGTTGGGGAAGAAGAAGTAA
- the feoB gene encoding ferrous iron transport protein B: MRKRGKNRGMESKDFNRKSTKKIILVGNPNVGKSVVFNYLTGKYVVVSNYPGTTVEVSHGTTKWRGKNITVLDTPGVNSLLPTSEDEIVTRNILLNEKDALIVQVADAKNLRRSLLISSQLSEMGLPFLLVLNMEDEARERGIKINYQELYSLTGAKVISTVATQKKNLEKITEELVDLREATLNISYHPALEEAISQIAEFLPEENISPRSIAIMLLSGDKSLKRWLHARLPESRINEIEAIRRSCQAGFDQPISYLINQVRLEKVDEIVRRVTMIKPIKRKRLSTRIGELSVHPFWGVVILIGAVYLLYQVIGVFGAGVAVDFMEETVFGEYINPFFIRWTGRLVPVAWLRDLLVGQYGLLTMAMTYAFALILPIITFFFIAFGLMEDSGYLPRLAVMSNKIFRLIGLNGKAILPMILGLGCATMATLTTRILESKRDRIIVTLLLALGVPCSAQMAVIFGMLSGFSPMMVVLWAGVVGLVLAVVGYLAARYLPGEASDFVLELPPIRLPRIGNILIKTLSRIEWYLKEAVPLFALSTFILFIMDKTGILINIEKGASPLIKGVLGLPVETTQAFLIGFLRRDYGAAGLLALARAHALSAEQILVALVTMTLFVPCLANFLVIVKERGWKIGAAISGFILAVAFTVGGLLNLILKITGFKI, translated from the coding sequence ATGAGAAAGCGGGGAAAAAATAGGGGCATGGAGAGTAAGGATTTTAACCGGAAGTCAACAAAAAAAATCATACTGGTCGGCAACCCGAACGTGGGTAAAAGCGTGGTCTTCAACTACCTGACCGGTAAATACGTCGTGGTTTCAAACTATCCGGGGACGACCGTAGAGGTTTCACATGGCACGACCAAATGGAGGGGTAAAAATATCACTGTGCTGGATACTCCGGGCGTAAACAGCCTGCTGCCCACCTCTGAAGATGAGATAGTTACGCGCAATATTTTACTTAATGAGAAGGATGCCTTAATCGTCCAGGTGGCTGATGCCAAGAACCTTAGGCGTAGCCTCCTTATATCCAGCCAATTGTCTGAAATGGGGTTGCCTTTTCTTCTTGTGCTTAATATGGAGGATGAGGCCCGCGAACGCGGCATCAAAATAAATTATCAGGAGCTTTATTCGCTGACCGGCGCCAAGGTCATTTCCACCGTAGCCACGCAGAAAAAGAATCTGGAAAAGATAACAGAAGAGCTTGTTGATCTGAGAGAGGCCACATTGAACATAAGTTACCATCCGGCCCTGGAAGAGGCCATCTCTCAGATAGCGGAGTTCCTGCCGGAAGAGAATATAAGCCCTCGTTCCATTGCAATCATGCTCCTTTCCGGGGATAAAAGCCTTAAACGATGGTTGCATGCGCGCCTGCCGGAATCCAGAATCAACGAGATCGAGGCGATCCGAAGATCATGCCAGGCCGGATTCGATCAGCCCATAAGCTATCTGATTAACCAGGTCCGCCTGGAAAAGGTGGATGAAATTGTGCGCCGGGTGACCATGATTAAGCCTATCAAACGAAAGCGGCTCTCCACCCGCATTGGCGAACTATCCGTACATCCGTTTTGGGGCGTGGTTATTCTGATAGGCGCGGTTTATTTACTATATCAGGTAATCGGCGTTTTTGGCGCCGGCGTGGCCGTTGACTTTATGGAAGAGACGGTCTTTGGAGAGTATATCAACCCGTTTTTCATAAGATGGACCGGGCGACTGGTGCCGGTGGCCTGGCTGAGGGACCTGCTGGTCGGCCAGTACGGTCTTCTGACCATGGCCATGACCTATGCCTTTGCCCTGATCCTGCCCATTATTACCTTTTTTTTCATAGCCTTCGGCCTGATGGAGGATTCCGGCTATCTGCCCCGGCTGGCGGTTATGAGTAATAAGATATTCCGGTTAATCGGTCTTAATGGTAAGGCCATTCTGCCTATGATTCTGGGGCTGGGGTGCGCCACTATGGCTACGCTTACCACCCGCATCCTGGAAAGCAAGCGTGACAGGATTATCGTCACCCTGCTCCTGGCCTTGGGCGTCCCCTGTTCGGCGCAGATGGCCGTTATTTTCGGCATGCTCTCCGGATTTTCTCCCATGATGGTTGTGCTCTGGGCCGGGGTCGTAGGTCTTGTCCTGGCGGTGGTCGGCTACTTGGCGGCACGCTATCTGCCGGGCGAAGCTTCCGATTTTGTCCTGGAACTCCCGCCCATCCGCCTTCCCAGGATCGGGAATATCCTCATTAAGACCCTGTCCCGCATAGAGTGGTACCTTAAAGAGGCCGTACCCCTCTTTGCCCTGAGCACATTCATACTTTTTATAATGGATAAGACCGGGATATTGATAAATATCGAAAAGGGCGCCTCACCGCTTATTAAAGGCGTACTGGGACTTCCGGTAGAGACCACCCAGGCCTTTCTCATCGGTTTTTTGCGTCGTGACTATGGTGCGGCCGGTCTTCTGGCCCTGGCGCGGGCACATGCGCTGAGCGCCGAGCAGATCCTGGTGGCATTGGTAACCATGACCTTGTTCGTCCCGTGTCTGGCGAATTTCCTGGTTATTGTCAAAGAAAGGGGCTGGAAAATTGGCGCGGCCATCAGCGGCTTTATCCTGGCTGTGGCCTTTACTGTGGGGGGGCTGCTGAATTTAATTTTGAAAATCACTGGTTTTAAAATATAA
- a CDS encoding substrate-binding domain-containing protein yields MTGSDSMNSPKTKNNLPVIPSNMDGDLHHMENLHGADLVLFVAGNQFMVMPELLAAFQQQSPEIKTIFYETLPPGMELKQILAGGAIFQDRVIDVIPDIYASVNESAMHVLEEADLIEKEKYFLYLHNRIVLMVPEGNPARIASVHDLGRDEVRISQPNPETEDIALHIIGMYRETGGETLVKRIMEEKRAEGTAIFTIVHHRETPLRLKKRTVDVGPVWATEYINARREGLMFECIEPGQDMDQRDKIDYFITVLKNAPNPSNAAKFLDFIKSDLVRNIYNKYGFVPHFV; encoded by the coding sequence GTGACCGGGTCTGATTCCATGAACAGCCCGAAGACCAAAAACAACCTGCCGGTAATCCCTTCCAATATGGACGGAGATTTGCACCACATGGAAAACCTGCATGGCGCTGATCTGGTACTCTTTGTGGCCGGGAATCAGTTTATGGTCATGCCGGAACTCCTGGCCGCCTTTCAGCAACAATCCCCGGAGATAAAAACGATATTTTATGAGACCCTGCCGCCCGGTATGGAACTAAAACAGATACTGGCGGGCGGGGCTATATTCCAGGATAGAGTAATCGATGTTATACCCGACATCTATGCCTCCGTCAATGAAAGCGCTATGCATGTTTTAGAAGAGGCAGACCTTATTGAAAAAGAAAAATATTTTCTCTACTTGCACAACCGGATAGTGCTTATGGTTCCCGAAGGTAACCCGGCCCGAATTGCCTCTGTCCATGACCTGGGCAGAGATGAGGTCAGGATCTCCCAGCCTAACCCGGAGACCGAGGATATTGCCTTGCATATCATCGGAATGTACCGGGAGACAGGCGGCGAGACCTTAGTTAAAAGGATTATGGAGGAAAAAAGGGCGGAAGGCACCGCCATCTTCACGATTGTCCATCACCGGGAAACCCCCTTACGCCTGAAAAAGCGGACGGTTGATGTGGGGCCGGTATGGGCAACCGAATATATAAATGCACGCCGGGAAGGCTTAATGTTCGAGTGTATTGAGCCAGGCCAAGACATGGATCAGCGAGATAAAATAGATTACTTTATAACTGTGCTAAAAAACGCCCCTAATCCTTCAAATGCCGCAAAATTTCTCGACTTTATAAAATCAGACCTCGTCCGGAATATCTACAATAAATATGGCTTTGTCCCTCACTTCGTATAG
- a CDS encoding helix-turn-helix domain-containing protein, whose amino-acid sequence MSIAEKIYKQIVEMPIKEREKLFAAIARQGFEKETYSHEEVFGELRQRPFIISETAEYLGVSVITLRRWVKQGKIKAEKIGKNLVFEVDELKRVKSASPRREVPRLKKKFVA is encoded by the coding sequence ATGAGCATCGCGGAAAAAATTTACAAACAGATTGTTGAAATGCCAATTAAAGAGCGAGAAAAGCTTTTTGCCGCCATCGCCAGACAGGGATTTGAAAAAGAAACTTATTCTCATGAGGAGGTCTTTGGAGAACTCAGACAAAGGCCCTTTATTATATCAGAGACTGCTGAATACCTTGGCGTTTCAGTGATTACCCTGAGGCGTTGGGTCAAGCAAGGCAAGATCAAAGCTGAAAAGATTGGCAAAAATCTAGTCTTTGAGGTGGATGAGCTAAAAAGAGTGAAAAGTGCTTCCCCTCGCCGGGAAGTGCCCAGGCTCAAAAAGAAATTTGTCGCCTAA
- a CDS encoding ThiF family adenylyltransferase — translation MKDNSTIPWSYDEAFCRNIGLISPEEQQKIKKARIAIAGVGGVGGHYLLTLARTGFERFNIADFDHFEVANFNRQVGATIENVGMHKAEAMKKMALAINPQADIKIFDQGISKDNIAEFLKDVDIALDGVDFFNIETRRMLFREARARGIYAITSGPMGFSATLHVFAPQGMGFDGYFDLNDNLPEIDKLIAFGLGLAPKATHLKYIESSSIDLTKQTGPSLGLACQLCSALVAAEVINMILKRRKIRAVPYYFQFDPYLQVYKQGYLRWGNRNPIQRLKRWYVKKYFLKSGG, via the coding sequence ATGAAAGATAATTCTACAATACCCTGGTCATACGATGAGGCTTTTTGCCGAAACATAGGGCTCATATCTCCTGAAGAACAGCAAAAGATTAAGAAGGCCCGGATAGCCATTGCCGGAGTCGGCGGCGTAGGCGGCCACTACCTGCTCACATTAGCCCGCACCGGATTCGAACGCTTCAATATCGCTGACTTTGACCATTTTGAAGTAGCCAATTTCAACCGGCAGGTGGGAGCCACCATAGAAAACGTCGGCATGCATAAGGCCGAAGCCATGAAGAAGATGGCCCTGGCTATAAACCCACAAGCCGATATAAAAATTTTTGACCAGGGTATAAGCAAGGATAATATCGCCGAATTCCTGAAAGATGTAGATATCGCATTAGATGGCGTAGATTTCTTCAACATAGAGACTCGACGGATGCTCTTTCGGGAAGCCAGAGCACGCGGCATCTATGCCATTACCTCAGGGCCAATGGGGTTCAGCGCCACTCTGCATGTCTTCGCCCCCCAAGGCATGGGTTTCGATGGATATTTTGATCTTAATGATAATCTGCCAGAAATCGATAAGCTCATAGCCTTTGGCCTTGGTCTGGCGCCCAAGGCCACACATCTTAAATACATTGAGTCATCATCGATAGATCTTACCAAACAAACCGGGCCTTCCTTGGGGCTGGCCTGCCAGCTCTGCAGCGCCTTGGTGGCCGCGGAAGTCATAAATATGATCCTGAAAAGAAGAAAAATAAGGGCCGTCCCGTACTATTTTCAATTCGACCCCTACCTTCAAGTTTATAAACAGGGTTATCTACGCTGGGGAAATCGAAATCCTATTCAGCGGTTGAAAAGGTGGTATGTAAAGAAGTATTTTCTAAAATCAGGCGGTTAG
- the pyrF gene encoding orotidine-5'-phosphate decarboxylase, whose translation MRDKDRLIFPLDFPSWKEASTYVRLLAGTVGVFKIGLELFIAEGPSILKKIKEETEAGIFLDLKLHDIPETVKRALSVISGYGVDFVTIHCDAGRRLAGAISIATGAGTKVLGVTLLTSIGRDDLTVQGLAGEFIDDVSRLVVQRAVSAGEAGCSGVISSGQEIKAIRERLGRDFLIVTPGIRPAWSVTSDDDQRRIVTPREAILNGADYIVVGRPIRTAKDPIEAARRIIEEIKQAS comes from the coding sequence ATGAGAGATAAAGACAGACTCATATTTCCCCTGGATTTCCCTTCCTGGAAAGAAGCTTCGACATACGTACGTCTTCTTGCCGGTACAGTTGGTGTATTTAAGATCGGGCTGGAGTTGTTTATCGCGGAAGGTCCTTCTATCCTGAAGAAGATCAAAGAAGAGACAGAGGCCGGAATTTTTCTCGACCTGAAGCTCCACGACATACCGGAGACGGTAAAAAGGGCCTTATCCGTTATCTCCGGATACGGTGTTGACTTTGTGACTATTCACTGTGATGCGGGCAGACGTCTGGCCGGGGCCATATCCATAGCTACCGGCGCCGGGACAAAGGTGCTTGGGGTTACCCTTCTGACCAGTATAGGAAGAGATGATCTCACTGTCCAGGGTTTGGCCGGGGAGTTTATCGATGATGTTTCCCGCCTTGTGGTGCAGAGGGCCGTGTCAGCCGGAGAAGCAGGATGCAGCGGCGTCATATCTTCCGGTCAGGAAATCAAGGCTATAAGAGAACGGTTAGGAAGGGATTTTCTCATCGTTACTCCCGGCATACGGCCGGCCTGGAGTGTTACATCCGATGATGACCAGAGAAGGATTGTCACTCCCCGGGAGGCTATCCTTAATGGCGCCGATTATATAGTAGTGGGAAGACCTATCCGGACCGCCAAAGACCCTATAGAAGCTGCCCGTCGTATAATTGAAGAGATAAAACAAGCCTCCTAA
- a CDS encoding nitroreductase family protein has translation MIPKDTILKIVEAGTWAPSGDNCQPWRFTWDGQKLLLLNVPEGDTSLYNSRQRASLIAHGAVLENMDIAARSYGYSMCPTLFPVSQNASSKEEQSSLIAAIEFQECPREDDTLLPFITKRVTNRNPYKKRKTIDKEVIAALMSLPEETGIGELYLTGDNLPSPLTPEIPPSPPLQKGGCGALYAPLDKEGTPLSPPFPHSGGFAEAKKKGDTGGFSEQIKFLAKAVAIHDRMLFENENLHHFVFEHIRWSEKEGLQAKDGMPIKTMGLNPFQAMAFRLLGNWALVSSLNIFGLSHMLPFQSYKLCLGSSAMGLIQMPGATPEDFVLGGRLLQRVWLTATKHGLAFHPMTGITFLIQRLYLDRELGFSETHKRLLEKAWDYLQSVFPVNRSKGIIMLFRLGYASPPPAQAPRRTVKQVLDIDKNDYINYHINSHETNL, from the coding sequence ATGATTCCAAAAGATACAATTCTTAAAATCGTTGAGGCCGGGACCTGGGCGCCTTCGGGCGACAACTGCCAGCCATGGCGTTTTACATGGGATGGACAAAAACTCCTTCTCCTTAACGTGCCAGAAGGGGATACATCCCTTTATAATTCAAGGCAGAGGGCCTCTCTCATCGCCCACGGCGCTGTCCTGGAAAACATGGACATCGCCGCCCGCTCCTATGGTTATTCCATGTGCCCTACCCTCTTCCCTGTAAGCCAAAACGCATCTTCGAAAGAAGAGCAAAGCTCACTTATAGCTGCCATTGAGTTTCAGGAATGCCCAAGGGAAGATGATACGCTATTACCGTTTATTACCAAACGCGTCACCAACCGCAATCCGTATAAAAAACGAAAAACTATCGACAAAGAAGTCATTGCCGCCCTTATGTCCCTCCCCGAAGAAACAGGGATCGGGGAGCTATATTTAACCGGCGATAATCTCCCCTCACCCCTCACCCCTGAAATCCCCCCTAGCCCCCCTTTGCAAAAGGGGGGATGTGGGGCTTTATATGCCCCCCTTGATAAAGAGGGAACCCCGCTATCTCCCCCTTTTCCGCACTCAGGCGGATTCGCCGAGGCGAAGAAAAAGGGGGATACAGGGGGATTTTCAGAACAAATAAAATTCCTGGCTAAGGCAGTAGCCATCCACGACCGGATGCTATTTGAGAACGAAAATCTGCATCATTTCGTCTTCGAACACATCAGATGGTCAGAGAAAGAAGGCTTGCAAGCAAAAGACGGCATGCCCATAAAGACCATGGGGCTGAATCCCTTCCAGGCGATGGCCTTCAGACTACTCGGCAACTGGGCGTTGGTTTCTTCTCTGAATATCTTCGGCTTAAGCCATATGCTCCCGTTCCAAAGCTACAAACTCTGCCTTGGTTCCTCGGCCATGGGCCTGATCCAGATGCCCGGCGCCACACCTGAAGACTTTGTCCTGGGCGGAAGGCTCTTGCAACGGGTCTGGCTCACCGCCACCAAACACGGTCTGGCTTTTCATCCTATGACCGGCATTACGTTTCTCATCCAGCGCCTCTATCTCGACAGAGAACTGGGTTTTTCAGAAACCCACAAGAGGTTGCTTGAAAAGGCGTGGGATTACTTACAGAGTGTTTTTCCTGTAAATAGATCAAAAGGGATAATAATGCTCTTTAGATTGGGCTATGCCTCGCCACCACCTGCACAGGCTCCCCGGAGGACTGTCAAGCAAGTCCTTGATATTGACAAAAATGATTATATAAATTATCATATTAATAGTCATGAAACGAATCTATAA
- a CDS encoding metal-dependent transcriptional regulator codes for MQFNWGKRKPHCHIRGPFCHREAETRDRAIDELLEFIWNLRENGVSDVADLQREASDPEARNILSYMEQEGLFAREGDKVYLKEKGEEKAREIIRRHRLTERLLMEIFELSEEEAEKEACKLEHILSPEVTDSVCTFLGHPPVCPHGKPIPPGKCCTAPEKSVRPLVMPLNDLDPGAEGRIVFISTNFPARLDKLSALGVAPGSIIKMRQKKPSPIIQVGETTVAVDPEIVHDIYVKAV; via the coding sequence ATGCAATTTAACTGGGGGAAGAGAAAACCACATTGTCATATCCGGGGGCCGTTTTGTCACAGGGAGGCAGAAACCCGTGACCGGGCCATCGATGAACTGCTGGAATTTATCTGGAACCTGCGCGAAAATGGGGTCTCAGACGTGGCTGATCTCCAGCGCGAGGCATCGGATCCTGAGGCCAGGAATATTCTCTCCTACATGGAGCAGGAAGGACTCTTTGCCAGGGAAGGGGACAAGGTCTATCTCAAGGAAAAAGGAGAGGAAAAGGCCCGGGAGATTATACGGAGGCACCGTCTGACCGAGCGGCTGCTTATGGAGATCTTTGAACTTTCGGAGGAGGAGGCAGAGAAAGAGGCCTGTAAATTGGAGCATATTTTGAGCCCTGAGGTCACAGATAGTGTCTGTACTTTCCTCGGCCATCCTCCAGTCTGTCCGCACGGCAAACCTATTCCACCGGGAAAATGCTGCACCGCCCCTGAAAAGAGTGTAAGGCCTCTGGTTATGCCCCTTAACGACCTCGATCCGGGCGCAGAAGGGCGTATTGTCTTCATCTCTACCAACTTTCCGGCCAGGCTGGATAAGTTGAGCGCCCTGGGTGTGGCGCCGGGAAGTATAATCAAGATGCGGCAGAAGAAGCCTTCCCCTATTATACAGGTAGGTGAGACTACGGTGGCGGTCGATCCGGAGATCGTACATGATATTTATGTAAAGGCGGTTTAG
- a CDS encoding choice-of-anchor N protein, which translates to MNIRSITTSIAIALLILGLATPVQAVPNLQIYIPGATYDPVTETWIIYSYDYDLWVVGANLNIYDIKFAAAVPVNENGTIDVTWLKGQLIDDDGNVVKEPDFFETLDGTADYSADPYIYFCPDGIPIMGDGAELPPHGVFPTSYYEYLIGDFGTGETVQNYIPGDEWGDLAEGETKKFHISADGYTWVDIVAYDHYIQANHKTHCIFSPFSHDGGSGVPEPATMLLVGTGLISLGCVARKKCKK; encoded by the coding sequence ATGAATATTCGTTCAATCACCACATCCATAGCAATAGCCTTACTGATCCTGGGTCTGGCCACCCCTGTTCAGGCCGTGCCCAATCTCCAGATATACATACCCGGCGCTACATACGACCCGGTAACGGAGACATGGATTATCTACTCTTATGACTACGACCTTTGGGTCGTTGGGGCAAACCTGAATATTTATGATATAAAGTTTGCCGCCGCAGTTCCTGTTAATGAAAACGGCACGATTGATGTTACCTGGCTTAAAGGACAGTTGATCGACGATGATGGGAATGTTGTGAAAGAGCCGGATTTTTTTGAAACGCTGGATGGAACAGCCGATTATAGCGCTGATCCCTATATTTATTTTTGTCCGGACGGGATACCAATCATGGGTGATGGCGCTGAATTGCCTCCCCACGGTGTGTTTCCAACTTCGTATTATGAATATCTTATCGGGGATTTTGGTACGGGCGAGACGGTCCAGAATTATATCCCCGGTGATGAATGGGGTGACCTTGCAGAGGGCGAGACGAAAAAGTTCCATATTTCAGCGGATGGATATACGTGGGTCGATATAGTGGCATACGACCATTATATCCAGGCCAACCATAAAACCCACTGTATATTTAGTCCGTTTTCCCATGACGGCGGCAGTGGTGTCCCCGAACCGGCCACCATGCTTCTGGTAGGGACCGGCTTGATTAGCTTGGGCTGTGTAGCTAGGAAAAAGTGTAAAAAATAG
- a CDS encoding TlyA family RNA methyltransferase: FGIDVQGKVAIDVGASTGGFTDCLLKHGARRVYAIDVGYGQLDWKLRQDARVISLERKNIRYLGPEDIGEKADIAVIDVSFISLSKVIPVVVTLLKEQAEIVALVKPQFEVGKGQVGKGGIVRDPALQTQAAEKIQKFAGDNGLISIGLIESPILGAKGNREFLLYLKKGYER, encoded by the coding sequence CCTTTGGTATAGACGTCCAGGGCAAGGTGGCTATTGACGTCGGGGCCTCGACGGGCGGTTTTACGGACTGCCTCCTAAAACATGGGGCTCGGCGGGTCTATGCCATAGACGTGGGATATGGGCAGCTCGACTGGAAGCTTAGACAGGATGCGCGCGTCATATCTCTGGAGCGAAAAAATATTCGTTACTTGGGGCCGGAAGACATAGGCGAAAAGGCGGACATAGCGGTCATAGACGTATCTTTTATCTCTCTGTCGAAGGTTATCCCGGTAGTCGTTACCCTGCTTAAAGAGCAGGCGGAGATAGTAGCGCTGGTCAAACCTCAGTTTGAGGTTGGAAAAGGACAGGTGGGGAAGGGGGGTATAGTCCGCGACCCGGCGCTTCAGACGCAGGCGGCTGAAAAAATACAGAAATTTGCGGGAGACAACGGTCTGATCTCTATAGGTCTTATTGAGTCGCCCATTCTGGGCGCCAAGGGCAATAGAGAATTTCTCCTGTATTTGAAGAAGGGATATGAGAGATAA
- a CDS encoding AbrB/MazE/SpoVT family DNA-binding domain-containing protein, translating into MKISSKRQVAIPKRILETLRLKPGDEIEFVIEGNTAKIVPIKTIRVPRDQAWFWTPEWQEKEKEADEDIRKERYQEFENVEDLLKDIHGEN; encoded by the coding sequence ATGAAGATAAGTTCCAAAAGGCAGGTAGCTATACCCAAAAGGATCTTGGAGACACTAAGGCTAAAGCCAGGCGATGAAATCGAATTTGTAATAGAAGGAAATACAGCCAAGATAGTACCCATCAAAACCATTAGAGTACCAAGAGATCAGGCCTGGTTCTGGACGCCGGAGTGGCAAGAAAAGGAAAAAGAAGCGGACGAGGATATAAGGAAAGAACGTTATCAGGAGTTTGAAAATGTGGAAGATCTCTTGAAGGATATTCACGGTGAAAATTAG